A single genomic interval of Saccharomyces kudriavzevii IFO 1802 strain IFO1802 genome assembly, chromosome: 3 harbors:
- the OCA4 gene encoding Oca4p (similar to Saccharomyces cerevisiae OCA4 (YCR095C); ancestral locus Anc_6.377), which yields MLVPPANFGIAEEGIYRCSKVETLNLSFLETLNLKTAIFIGGQEPSKFFKDFFTRSSIKWIVLRMSDFSAAAVPVKSSSASKSVSHSNNNSISSLQDEKKTNYSNVSQNSVATDPVAREELSYHLSDNDDLMLIKSTCLKRTFKTLLNADNYNVLLVDKTALVIGILRKIQKWNIASIINEYRLFSGKNRNYFAETFLEIICINIEQEKDDKTIVKRQSPENNNRTHSIEYKANSGKLIKVNEDDLCKEPEVPQRLLTLINQIETKVKNNKVLQVRGIMRDDLKKASSDLGIFGHRYRLAFNKKENGEYGYYKAGGKDNVKIRIPGDPQLPDWFKFQRDLWEKENVPEEHHFYREHIFT from the coding sequence ATGTTGGTTCCTCCTGCTAACTTTGGCATTGCTGAAGAGGGGATATATAGATGTTCCAAGGTGGAAACATTGAATTTGTCCTTTCTGGAAACTCTTAATTTGAAGACCGCTATATTCATTGGAGGTCAGGAACCatctaaatttttcaaagatttctttACGAGGTCGTCTATCAAGTGGATTGTTCTAAGAATGTCTGATTTCTCAGCTGCGGCGGTTCCGGTAAAGAGCTCTTCTGCCTCCAAGTCTGTCTCACATTcgaataataatagtattTCGTCGCTGCaggatgaaaagaaaacaaactaTTCAAATGTTTCACAAAACTCTGTTGCGACGGACCCTGTCGCTCGAGAAGAATTGTCTTATCATTTATCTGACAATGATGACCTGATGCTGATTAAGAGTACATGCTTAAAGAGAACTTTTAAAACATTATTGAATGCAGATAACTACAATGTTCTATTGGTAGATAAAACCGCGTTGGTTATTGGTATACttcgaaaaattcaaaaatggaatattGCATCAATAATCAATGAATATAGGCTATTCTCTGGTAAGAATAGAAATTATTTTGCGGAAacatttcttgaaataattTGCATTAATATAGAACAGGAAAAAGATGACAAGACAATTGTCAAGAGACAGTCTCCTGAGAACAATAATAGAACTCACTCGATAGAGTACAAGGCCAATTCTGGTAAACTGATTAAAGTTAATGAAGATGACCTTTGCAAGGAACCGGAAGTACCTCAACGACTTTTAACGTTGATAAATCAAATTGAAACGAAGgtaaaaaataacaaagtATTGCAAGTCCGTGGGATTATGAGagatgatttgaagaaggctTCTTCTGATCTAGGGATTTTTGGTCATAGGTATAGATTGGCATTCaacaaaaaggaaaatggaGAGTATGGCTACTATAAAGCAGGAGGGAAAGATAATGTCAAAATAAGGATACCTGGCGATCCACAATTACCAGACTGGTTTAAGTTCCAAAGAGATTTGtgggaaaaagaaaacgttCCAGAAGAACATCACTTTTATAGGGAACATATTTTTAcatag
- the SKDI03G1530 gene encoding SRP1/TIP1 family protein yields the protein MVKLTSIAAGVAAIAAGVAAAPATTTLAQSDERVNLVELGVYVSDIRAHLAQYYLFQAAHPTETYPVEVAQAVFNYGDFTTMLTGIAPDQVTRMITGVPWYSTRLRPAISSALSADGIYTAIPK from the coding sequence atggtcaaattaacttcaattgctgctggtgtcgccgctatcgctgctggtgtcgccgCCGCCCCAGCCACTACCACCCTGGCTCAATCCGACGAAAgagtcaacttggttgaattgggtgtctacgtttctgatatcagagctcacttggcccaatactacttgttccaagccgCCCACCCAACTGAAACCTACCCAGTCGAAGTCGCTCAAGCTGTTTTCAACTACGGTGACTTCACCACGATGTTGACCGGTATTGCTCCAGACCAAGTgaccagaatgatcactGGTGTCCCATGGTACTCCACCAGATTGAGACCAGCCATCTCTAGCGCTTTATCCGCAGACGGTATCTACACTGCTATTCCAAAATAG
- the HMRA1 gene encoding Hmra1p (HMR locus; HMRa1 gene) yields MNDIYTIAENINRTLFNILGNEIDEVNLNTNNLYNFIMESNLTKVEQHTLQKNISNNRLEIYHDIKKEKNPKGKSSISPQARAFLEQVFRKKQSLNSKEKEEVAKKCGITPLQVRVWFINKRMRSK; encoded by the exons ATGAACGATATATATACTATAGCTGAGAACATTAACAGAACTTTGTTTAACATTTTAGGTAATGAGATTGATGAAGTCAATCTCAATACTAATAATCTTTATAAT TTCATAATGGAAAGTAATTTGACAAAAGTAGAACAACATACgctacaaaaaaatatttctaaCAATAGGTTAGAAATATATCATGATatcaagaaggaaaagaatcCAAAGggaaaatcatcaatatcaCCTCAAGCAAGGGCATTTTTAGAACAGgtttttagaaaaaagcaaagccttaattcaaaagagaaagaagaagttgcaAAGAAGTGCGGCATTACTCCGCTTCAAGTAAGAGTTTGG TTCATAAATAAACGTATGAGATCTAAATAA
- the SKDI03G1540 gene encoding SRP1/TIP1 family protein, with amino-acid sequence MVKLTSIAAGVAAIAAGVAAAPATTTLAQSDERVNLVELGVYVSDIRAHLAQYYLFQAAHPTETYPVEVAQAVFNYGDFTTMLTGIAPDQVTRMITGVPWYSTRLRPAISSALSADGIYTAIPK; translated from the coding sequence atggtcaaattaacttcaattgctgctggtgtcgccgCTATCGCTGCCGGTGTCGCCGCCGCCCCAGCCACTACCACCCTGGCTCAATCCGACGAAAgagtcaacttggttgaattgggtgTATACgtttctgatatcagagctcacttggcccaatactacttgttccaagccgCCCACCCAACTGAAACCTACCCAGTCGAAGTCGCTCAAGCTGTCTTCAACTACGGTGACTTCACCACCATGTTGACCGGTATTGCTCCAGACCAAGTgaccagaatgatcactGGTGTCCCATGGTACTCCACCAGATTGAGACCAGCCATCTCTAGCGCTTTGTCCGCAGACGGTATCTACACTGCTATTCCAAAATAG